One stretch of Candidatus Nitrosotenuis cloacae DNA includes these proteins:
- a CDS encoding cupredoxin domain-containing protein: MQASYVILGLALFGVLQYVHAESYQVTILPGTSEQSLGLKLYPEILPFKDDDTIVWKNEDSVPHKMTSGIGAHPEYSGKFFKTSEILPGKTGKTKFDVKGNFAFYYFCELHPWLSGKLVVETAVESQPETTNPLTASKDEGVVLISGQEHHDFRKTAYDILIYHGDELVKSKSGLLDETGAFAETIPTEMIGPGKYTIKAVYGLPTQVAITNIELSSETTIPKWIRTDAKWWADGTITDSEFVKAIEYLAKEKIIKIQKSDPANSKVIPAWLKSSAGWWASGQITDSEFTKSLQYLSNAGIIQI, translated from the coding sequence TTGCAAGCATCATATGTAATACTAGGGCTAGCACTGTTTGGCGTATTACAATATGTACACGCTGAAAGCTACCAAGTCACCATATTACCTGGAACCTCGGAACAAAGTCTTGGCCTCAAACTATATCCAGAGATTTTACCATTCAAGGACGATGATACCATTGTTTGGAAAAACGAGGATTCTGTACCACACAAAATGACAAGCGGAATAGGTGCACATCCTGAATATTCTGGCAAGTTCTTCAAGACCAGTGAGATCTTGCCTGGAAAGACAGGCAAGACAAAGTTTGATGTCAAGGGCAATTTTGCATTTTACTATTTCTGTGAACTACACCCATGGTTGTCCGGAAAACTTGTAGTTGAAACAGCAGTGGAATCACAACCAGAAACCACAAACCCATTGACTGCAAGCAAAGACGAAGGCGTGGTTCTCATTTCAGGCCAAGAACATCACGATTTTAGAAAGACTGCATATGACATTCTGATATATCATGGCGATGAGCTGGTAAAATCAAAGAGCGGGTTATTGGATGAGACGGGTGCATTCGCAGAGACCATTCCTACAGAGATGATTGGTCCTGGAAAATATACAATCAAGGCAGTGTATGGCTTGCCAACGCAGGTAGCCATAACAAACATCGAATTAAGCTCAGAAACAACTATTCCAAAATGGATCAGAACCGACGCAAAATGGTGGGCAGATGGCACCATTACAGATTCCGAGTTTGTCAAGGCAATCGAATATTTGGCAAAAGAAAAAATAATCAAGATTCAAAAAAGTGACCCCGCAAATAGTAAGGTCATCCCAGCTTGGCTCAAGTCCAGCGCAGGTTGGTGGGCAAGTGGCCAGATAACGGATTCCGAGTTTACAAAAAGTCTGCAATACCTAAGCAATGCCGGAATAATTCAGATCTAG
- a CDS encoding response regulator transcription factor — protein sequence MKKMKALVLEQNERIVQLYKSIFMQQKCEAEFVSDSLSCIDKFATKTSQYDLVILEKPTKTDIDTNLEDEIRAASPTQRVFFLSPYMTPREEEFDSVKETLDLIDKPFAMVNLLSQLAVKPTLGK from the coding sequence ATGAAAAAGATGAAGGCATTGGTTTTAGAGCAAAACGAGAGAATAGTCCAATTATACAAGTCCATTTTCATGCAGCAAAAATGCGAAGCAGAGTTTGTCTCAGATTCACTATCATGCATTGACAAATTTGCCACAAAAACCAGCCAATATGATCTGGTCATATTGGAAAAGCCAACAAAAACAGACATTGACACCAATCTAGAAGATGAGATAAGAGCAGCAAGTCCTACTCAGAGAGTCTTTTTCCTATCCCCATACATGACGCCAAGAGAGGAAGAGTTTGATTCAGTCAAGGAAACACTAGATTTGATCGACAAGCCATTTGCGATGGTGAATCTTTTGTCGCAGTTGGCAGTCAAGCCAACACTTGGGAAATAA
- a CDS encoding ABC transporter permease: MTDYSEIKSSFTKSRIGLAGIAMLVILVGLSVFTATAIPVETYKQWNNPASWTELPKSALPIWVNWFSEKKIPEHKILDVSQSTLKKSSSENIITQRFTDDYSYDYFPNEFLLQFDAQYSGSPVLKITAIRPDQTTLELLSTALPHSSQTSDYTDKIFSTNESIRKNLRLESQKFSYPIQSLTAKEIIFAKTTQHELLKGKYEFVITLSGKNIESFDSKMILGGKAFGAIGTDELRRDLAIGLLWGTPVALFIGVVVAFGSVISGLVFGVYAGYKGGKTDESMMRLNDVIYALPALPFLIILSVTTSNSIFLLIGFLMLFGWVGIAKVSRSMSLQIKTRQFVDAAKTMGQKDSKIIFRHIIPQIMPYALASIAISVPAAITTEAGLSFLGLGDPTYPTWGQILHDAKSHGAAARGLWWWIIPPGVMVAITGLAFVFIGNSLESIVNPKLRR; encoded by the coding sequence ATGACGGATTATTCTGAGATCAAGTCTAGTTTCACAAAAAGCAGAATAGGTCTTGCAGGCATTGCCATGCTAGTAATACTGGTTGGGCTGTCTGTATTTACTGCCACTGCCATACCTGTAGAGACCTACAAGCAATGGAACAATCCGGCTAGCTGGACTGAGCTGCCAAAGTCTGCGCTGCCAATCTGGGTCAACTGGTTCTCTGAGAAAAAAATACCAGAGCACAAAATACTGGATGTTTCACAGTCCACACTCAAAAAGAGCAGCTCCGAGAACATCATCACACAGAGATTTACCGATGATTATTCCTATGACTATTTCCCAAACGAGTTTCTGCTCCAGTTTGATGCCCAGTATTCCGGCTCACCGGTGCTAAAAATCACAGCAATCAGGCCAGACCAGACAACATTGGAATTATTATCTACAGCATTACCTCACTCATCTCAGACATCAGATTATACTGACAAGATTTTTTCAACCAATGAATCCATTAGAAAAAATCTCAGGCTGGAATCACAAAAATTCTCATACCCAATACAGTCCTTGACTGCAAAGGAGATAATTTTTGCAAAAACCACTCAACATGAACTGCTAAAGGGAAAATACGAGTTTGTAATTACTCTATCTGGAAAAAACATCGAGTCATTTGACTCCAAGATGATCCTCGGTGGAAAGGCATTTGGTGCGATTGGAACCGATGAGTTGAGGCGAGACTTGGCAATTGGACTGCTCTGGGGAACACCGGTTGCACTATTCATCGGTGTGGTGGTGGCATTTGGCTCAGTCATATCTGGATTGGTCTTTGGTGTTTATGCTGGCTACAAGGGTGGGAAAACGGACGAGTCCATGATGCGACTAAATGATGTAATCTATGCACTACCGGCATTGCCGTTTTTGATCATTCTTTCTGTCACTACATCAAATAGCATATTTTTGCTAATCGGGTTTTTGATGTTGTTTGGTTGGGTTGGGATTGCCAAGGTCTCAAGAAGCATGTCGCTGCAGATCAAGACTCGCCAGTTTGTTGATGCGGCAAAGACGATGGGCCAAAAGGACTCCAAGATTATTTTCCGCCATATCATTCCACAGATAATGCCATATGCCCTTGCAAGCATCGCAATTTCGGTTCCCGCCGCAATAACTACAGAGGCGGGCCTTAGCTTTTTGGGCCTAGGTGATCCGACATATCCAACGTGGGGCCAAATCCTTCATGATGCCAAATCCCACGGGGCGGCTGCTCGAGGATTGTGGTGGTGGATAATACCGCCAGGGGTGATGGTTGCAATAACTGGTCTTGCCTTTGTCTTTATTGGTAATTCCTTGGAATCCATAGTGAATCCAAAGCTAAGACGTTAG
- a CDS encoding Mov34/MPN/PAD-1 family protein, protein MVQKLERKVILKKDVWNGILSFCKMKHPSEGILILKGKSKKGIITIDGLTIPPFSYSDQTFAGFPQSFLPLDLSYVGTAHSHPSGSAEPSVTDLHNFFGLVSIIIQSPYDSTDDIFAWDSNANSIPITFESDDAQKN, encoded by the coding sequence ATGGTACAAAAGCTAGAGCGCAAAGTAATACTAAAAAAAGACGTCTGGAACGGCATCTTGTCATTTTGTAAGATGAAGCATCCCTCCGAAGGAATCCTAATACTAAAGGGAAAATCAAAGAAAGGAATAATCACCATTGACGGCCTGACAATTCCGCCGTTTTCGTATAGTGATCAAACATTTGCAGGATTTCCGCAATCATTTTTGCCGCTGGATCTGTCATATGTTGGAACTGCACATTCTCACCCAAGCGGTTCTGCAGAGCCATCGGTTACAGATTTGCACAACTTTTTTGGTCTGGTCTCAATAATCATCCAATCTCCATATGATAGCACAGACGATATCTTTGCGTGGGATTCCAATGCAAACTCAATCCCAATAACATTCGAGTCAGATGATGCGCAGAAAAACTGA
- a CDS encoding carboxypeptidase-like regulatory domain-containing protein translates to MAAILVFGTTTSFAAKPWDLVIKAQFEEDQIEANQKPVIYGSVTDQVGRPVSGVELKIRFADNSITTTTDEEGNFRHEFGEQTSQGIFSVNISATLYDLKGFASTTLKVGKTVSTFDDIYYTKDFDKDLKNDPYKALKQKQYQKFIEDQNKRKLKQNEIEAKKMALQDKRDTASQKRSDAINATKPGAGVYSYDEQNKYISKIDPRAKDTIRAQMDYTRQVYEEAKYEMQKVLENGGSLADAKKAYFDKIASTQNEIGDVGSANNTENHSKIKKHQDSKINSKKVKGLTYNKNLK, encoded by the coding sequence TTGGCAGCAATTCTTGTTTTTGGCACCACCACATCCTTTGCGGCAAAGCCATGGGATTTGGTAATAAAGGCTCAATTTGAGGAAGACCAAATCGAGGCAAATCAAAAGCCGGTAATCTACGGCAGTGTAACAGACCAAGTAGGTAGGCCTGTCTCTGGGGTCGAGCTCAAGATTCGCTTTGCGGATAACTCCATAACCACCACAACAGATGAAGAGGGCAATTTCAGGCACGAGTTCGGCGAGCAGACATCACAGGGAATATTTTCTGTCAATATCTCTGCTACATTGTATGACCTCAAAGGGTTTGCCAGCACTACACTAAAGGTTGGAAAGACAGTCAGCACGTTTGATGACATTTACTATACCAAGGATTTTGATAAAGATCTCAAAAATGACCCATACAAGGCACTAAAGCAAAAACAATACCAAAAGTTCATCGAGGATCAAAACAAGCGCAAACTAAAACAAAACGAAATCGAGGCAAAAAAGATGGCACTCCAAGACAAGCGAGATACGGCAAGCCAAAAAAGAAGTGATGCAATAAACGCAACCAAGCCAGGCGCCGGTGTTTACTCGTATGATGAGCAAAACAAATACATCTCAAAGATAGACCCGCGCGCCAAGGACACAATACGAGCCCAGATGGACTATACTAGGCAAGTATACGAGGAGGCAAAATACGAGATGCAAAAGGTCCTAGAGAATGGAGGTTCGCTTGCCGATGCAAAAAAGGCCTACTTTGATAAAATAGCAAGCACCCAGAACGAGATTGGCGATGTCGGAAGTGCAAACAATACAGAGAATCACTCCAAGATAAAAAAGCACCAAGACTCTAAAATAAACAGCAAAAAGGTCAAGGGCCTAACATATAACAAAAATCTCAAATAA
- a CDS encoding type II toxin-antitoxin system VapC family toxin: MESLQTVVLDTNVIIKEIQEGRILKPIAKRMKKYKSKLVMPEIILGEVGKVTGSDPITTMERVYQYCKHPIMMDKTNEILSESQRITEKYYECHRSDSLILATAKVTGSTLVSFDRDLLQTAKMEGVQAFLPRNYIRWG, translated from the coding sequence ATGGAATCATTACAGACAGTAGTGCTGGACACAAATGTAATCATAAAAGAGATCCAAGAAGGCCGAATCCTAAAACCAATTGCAAAAAGAATGAAAAAATACAAGTCGAAGCTTGTAATGCCAGAAATCATTTTGGGCGAGGTAGGAAAAGTTACGGGTTCTGATCCAATAACTACGATGGAGCGAGTCTACCAATATTGTAAACATCCAATCATGATGGACAAGACAAATGAGATTTTATCTGAATCACAAAGAATTACCGAAAAATATTACGAATGCCACAGATCTGATAGTCTGATTTTGGCTACTGCAAAAGTAACCGGTTCTACTTTGGTCAGCTTTGATAGGGACTTACTACAGACAGCAAAGATGGAAGGCGTCCAAGCATTTTTGCCAAGAAACTACATCAGGTGGGGATGA
- a CDS encoding PAC2 family protein — MKFTQSSEPAVEKPLIIAALQDMGNVGNIVIDFLNKSKKTSPFRRAESTELSYVLDKGGHIEIPKECWDYRYSKNLIIFGGGAGQPKTSEELHELCQDVINVAKKYEVKFIYTVGGFHTSKIIQDEPKAYITTTSQELSKQLEKLDVSMTPTRSVITGFNGLILGYAKLNNIYGIGLYGEINEPSIPQYRSAKSVIKTLEKLTYQNFGSTQELDVLASDVEKKLRSDWKVDY, encoded by the coding sequence TTGAAGTTCACACAAAGCTCCGAGCCTGCAGTAGAAAAACCATTGATCATTGCAGCGCTCCAAGACATGGGAAATGTCGGAAACATTGTAATTGATTTTTTGAACAAATCAAAAAAAACGTCACCGTTCAGACGTGCAGAGTCAACCGAGCTATCATATGTGTTGGACAAGGGCGGCCACATTGAGATCCCAAAGGAATGCTGGGATTATAGATATAGCAAAAATCTGATAATCTTTGGAGGCGGTGCAGGACAACCAAAAACATCCGAAGAACTACACGAGCTATGCCAAGATGTCATTAATGTGGCAAAAAAATATGAGGTAAAATTCATCTATACAGTTGGCGGATTCCATACATCCAAGATAATCCAAGATGAACCAAAGGCCTACATCACCACAACTTCACAGGAATTATCAAAGCAATTAGAAAAACTCGATGTATCCATGACGCCAACCAGATCAGTCATCACTGGATTTAATGGGTTAATCCTAGGATATGCCAAGCTAAACAACATTTACGGCATCGGGTTATACGGCGAGATAAATGAGCCATCGATTCCCCAGTACCGATCCGCAAAAAGCGTCATCAAAACACTGGAAAAGCTCACATACCAGAACTTTGGCTCGACTCAGGAACTGGATGTGCTGGCAAGCGATGTTGAGAAAAAGCTTCGATCCGACTGGAAAGTGGACTACTAG
- a CDS encoding PKD domain-containing protein encodes MQLKYSTVLMALLVVSMVVSPAFAAVTPSKENVQNIAKSGDFVTLTGEGIDPDDDSLTISWAQVGGEEVELTPSNTVAEPTFKAPEVENGKVKILTFELTVEDPYGEIDTDLVKVTIMPRNQPPTADAGMDQTVEKGDEVTLDGSGTDPDGDFLTYHWSQIDGPVVELDDPSSQNPSFDTSGVTRSTGIFRFQLSVFDGFGGMARDTVIIKMTAGKPTLISAAAGPDQIVDEGETVQLEGVCSDKLDRETNYSWVQTLGPFVELSSNADPDPTFTAPEIPNGSIVPTAFRLTCTVDGGGTATDVVIVRVRPINDDPLADAGPDKNTASNRFVYLAGSGSDPDGDIIKYTWKQVGGDDVVIAHPTSPEARFKAPEVSGGASTELEFELTVTDPYGGEDTDTMMVTVVSDNVRASADAGSDQVVDEQTEVTLAGSGSDPDSEEITFSWKQVGGEAVELSSTDEAEPTFTAPVVANGKVKILVFELRVADENGFPTKDVAKVTVLPVNTPPVVDAGEDQEVDIGATVSLAGSASDDDEEPLTYLWNQISGNTVELSTSTDLETSFVAPKVEVDTVLTFQLIANDGQEDSEPDTVDVVVKGTLAKAITAYAGKDQRVPEHSDVTLFGSGKDPLKNVLSYNWRQVGGESVELSAADIAKPSFVAPEVANGETKTLTFEITVSDGTGRTAKDSVTVIVEPINGAPTAIAKVKTVREAQ; translated from the coding sequence TTGCAACTAAAATACTCCACTGTTTTGATGGCACTACTTGTTGTAAGCATGGTGGTTTCTCCAGCATTTGCTGCAGTCACACCATCTAAAGAAAACGTCCAAAACATTGCGAAATCCGGCGACTTTGTAACCTTGACTGGAGAAGGCATCGATCCTGATGATGACTCCCTGACAATCTCTTGGGCCCAAGTCGGCGGAGAAGAAGTAGAACTAACCCCATCAAACACCGTTGCAGAGCCAACCTTCAAAGCACCAGAAGTAGAAAATGGCAAAGTCAAAATTCTAACATTTGAATTAACAGTAGAAGATCCTTATGGTGAAATCGACACCGACCTAGTAAAAGTTACAATCATGCCAAGAAACCAACCGCCAACTGCAGATGCCGGTATGGACCAGACTGTAGAAAAAGGCGATGAAGTAACACTAGATGGTTCAGGCACAGACCCAGACGGAGACTTTCTCACATATCATTGGTCACAAATCGATGGCCCAGTAGTAGAACTGGATGACCCCTCATCACAAAACCCATCCTTTGACACATCCGGAGTAACTAGAAGTACCGGAATTTTCAGATTCCAATTATCAGTATTTGACGGCTTTGGCGGAATGGCCAGAGACACAGTAATTATAAAAATGACTGCAGGCAAACCGACACTAATTTCTGCTGCAGCAGGCCCTGATCAAATCGTAGATGAGGGGGAGACAGTCCAACTAGAAGGAGTATGTTCAGATAAACTAGACAGAGAGACAAACTACTCTTGGGTTCAAACACTTGGACCATTTGTAGAATTGTCATCAAACGCTGACCCAGACCCAACATTCACAGCACCAGAGATTCCAAATGGTTCTATTGTTCCAACTGCATTCAGACTTACATGTACCGTTGATGGCGGCGGAACAGCAACAGACGTAGTCATTGTTAGAGTTAGACCAATTAATGATGATCCACTAGCAGACGCAGGTCCAGACAAGAACACTGCATCAAATAGATTTGTATATCTTGCAGGCTCTGGCTCTGACCCAGACGGGGACATCATAAAGTACACCTGGAAACAAGTTGGCGGTGACGACGTAGTAATTGCACACCCAACAAGCCCTGAGGCAAGATTCAAGGCACCAGAGGTTTCAGGTGGCGCATCGACCGAATTAGAATTTGAATTAACCGTTACCGATCCATATGGCGGTGAAGACACCGACACTATGATGGTAACCGTAGTATCTGATAATGTTAGAGCATCAGCAGACGCTGGCTCTGACCAAGTAGTAGATGAGCAAACCGAAGTCACACTAGCAGGCTCTGGCTCTGACCCAGACAGCGAAGAGATCACCTTCTCTTGGAAACAAGTAGGTGGAGAAGCAGTAGAGTTGTCATCAACAGATGAGGCAGAACCAACCTTTACTGCACCAGTAGTCGCAAACGGCAAAGTCAAGATTCTTGTCTTTGAGCTACGTGTAGCAGATGAAAATGGCTTCCCAACCAAGGATGTAGCCAAAGTCACAGTATTACCAGTAAACACACCACCAGTAGTTGACGCAGGTGAAGACCAAGAAGTCGACATTGGTGCAACAGTATCACTAGCAGGAAGTGCATCTGATGATGATGAAGAACCACTCACCTATCTGTGGAACCAAATCTCTGGCAACACAGTTGAGTTATCTACATCAACTGACCTAGAGACCTCATTTGTGGCACCAAAGGTGGAGGTTGACACAGTACTAACATTCCAATTAATTGCAAATGACGGACAAGAAGACAGCGAACCAGACACAGTAGATGTTGTGGTAAAAGGCACACTAGCAAAGGCAATCACTGCATATGCTGGCAAAGACCAACGAGTACCAGAACACTCTGATGTGACTCTGTTTGGCTCCGGCAAGGATCCACTAAAGAACGTGCTATCCTACAACTGGAGACAAGTAGGCGGTGAATCTGTAGAATTATCTGCAGCAGACATTGCCAAGCCATCATTTGTGGCACCAGAAGTAGCAAACGGTGAAACAAAGACACTAACCTTTGAAATCACCGTAAGCGATGGAACTGGCAGAACTGCAAAGGACAGTGTAACTGTAATTGTTGAGCCAATCAACGGCGCACCAACTGCAATTGCCAAAGTCAAGACAGTAAGAGAAGCACAATAA
- a CDS encoding ABC transporter permease, translating into MGLKRYFAKRGAILFGVLMVTLFLTVILVGSNMDAILKKGIAIQVRAEIVENKDLVAGFAGTDELNSYISNQIEQRTKTLGLDAPWYSPNRIGLAMYKILVLDFGHSAFLTSDSGSTAVGDIILEKLPRTILLFTTATIIISIIGIFVGAISGSRIGSKTDKVTSAFAIISSSFPVWWIGLIMIFTFAFSYSIFPARATPPIPPSDPGYAVALLYHMTLPIITIVLIGFGTWAYLVRNFMAGIMQEDFIFVKKTIGLKRRKIIFGSALKNAAPPIVTILALSLSGSLGGAIITEAVFDWPGMGRLYFEAITLMDLPVIIGATYVLTVFFLVSIFVSDLLYGYLDPRIRTT; encoded by the coding sequence ATGGGCCTCAAGCGCTATTTTGCCAAACGTGGCGCAATTTTGTTTGGAGTTCTCATGGTAACTTTGTTTTTGACTGTGATTCTGGTTGGCTCTAACATGGACGCAATACTCAAAAAAGGAATTGCCATTCAGGTAAGGGCAGAAATAGTAGAAAACAAGGACCTAGTGGCAGGATTTGCGGGAACGGATGAGCTAAATTCATACATTTCCAACCAAATAGAGCAGCGAACCAAGACATTGGGTCTTGATGCTCCATGGTATTCGCCTAACAGAATAGGCCTTGCAATGTACAAGATTCTGGTTTTGGACTTTGGACATTCTGCATTTTTGACAAGCGATTCTGGCTCGACTGCAGTAGGTGACATAATACTTGAAAAACTCCCAAGAACTATACTGTTATTCACAACTGCAACCATCATAATTTCCATAATCGGAATATTTGTTGGTGCAATATCTGGAAGCAGGATTGGTTCTAAAACCGACAAGGTCACATCCGCATTTGCCATAATCAGCAGTAGTTTTCCGGTTTGGTGGATTGGTCTTATTATGATTTTCACATTTGCGTTCTCGTATAGTATTTTTCCGGCAAGGGCAACACCGCCAATACCGCCAAGTGATCCAGGCTATGCTGTTGCTTTACTATACCACATGACCCTACCAATCATCACAATCGTCTTGATTGGATTTGGAACATGGGCGTATTTGGTGAGAAACTTTATGGCCGGAATAATGCAAGAAGACTTCATCTTTGTCAAAAAGACAATAGGCCTAAAGCGCAGAAAGATAATCTTTGGAAGCGCACTAAAAAATGCCGCACCACCAATTGTTACCATACTAGCACTGAGTCTTTCAGGCTCACTTGGAGGAGCGATAATCACAGAGGCAGTCTTTGATTGGCCTGGAATGGGAAGACTGTACTTTGAGGCAATCACACTAATGGATTTACCAGTCATAATTGGCGCCACCTATGTTCTGACGGTGTTCTTTTTGGTGAGCATCTTTGTCTCGGATTTACTGTATGGGTACTTGGATCCTAGGATCAGAACAACATGA